DNA from Pajaroellobacter abortibovis:
GGAGGGTGGTATTGACTTGAATCGGTCTGACGTCCGCCGTAGGTTGTTTGATGTAGCCAAAGAGGCACACGCTCGGGCACAAGGGGGGGGGAGTGGAGTGGATGTCGCTGCATCGGTGTATGGAGGGATAATCTGTTATGTATCGCATCCGCCAGAACCAACTACGATTTTTCCAGTCTCGCTCCCTGCAGGAACCCAGATATCCTGTTTTTGGAGTGGAAAAAGTGTGCGAACCAGTGATGCGCTAAGCCGCCTCCGCATTTTCCAAAAAGAATATGCAGAGAAATACAGAGAATCTATGAATCCCCTCCTTCTCGCTTCTTGTGAAGTTATGAAGGCAACAGTGGCAGCGGATGCACCGCGTTTTGTCTATTCTGTTCAACAATTTGCAGAAGCGCTTGATGCATTCGGTCAGAGAACTGGAATCCCTATCATGCCTGAGGCCTATCGCGCACTTGGGGAGCGAGCAGCTTTTGAAGGGGCTGCTTTTTATCCATCGGGGGCGGGAGGGGGGGATATGTGTTTATACGTTGGGCTTCAAATGCCGTCTCTTTCTTTGCTTCAACATATTGAGCGAGCTGGCTTGTCGACATTTGATTTTGAGATCGACCAAAAAGGGGTCATATTGATTAAATAAATGTGTTGTTTCTATCCCCCATCCTACTTATCCAATGAGCCACTTTATTTTTCCTTTCTCCTTTCTGCTTGTAGAGTAGCATTTTATCAAGGGTTAGAGTAACTTTAGGGCTAATTTGTGCGAGAGAGGGAGGGTTCTATTGTGAGTATAGAAAAGGGACTGATTCCTGTCGCTTTTTCTGGAACAAAGCGCTTTCAAGTCGTACGAAAGCTAGGGGAAGGGGGTATGGGAGTTGTCTATGAGGTTTTGGATCGAGAGCGGCGAGTTCATTTAGCTCTCAAAACTCTCCTTTGTGCTACGGCTGGTATCCTTCTGCGCTTCAAAGAGGAATTCAGAGGATTTCGAAGTCTGCATCACCCCAATTTGGTTCGGCTAGGAGAATTGTATGAAGAAGATGGGGTCTGGTTCTTCACAATGGAGCTGCTGGAGGGGACGGATTTCATTACGTATGTGAAGCAAAGTCCCTCCCTGTCTTCAGACCCTGTTCAAAACAGAGACAAAACGCTGGATCGCACGTCTATCTGTGGGGAGTATTATGTACTCCCTCCTGCTGATTCCAATCGCCACTGTGGGAATGAGACCAAACGGTCGGCTTCCACTCATTTACATTTATTGGAGGGTGAGAGCAACAGAGAAGCTTCTTTGCCTGAAACAATAATAGAATCCCTCTCTCCTCTCCATACAAATAATCAACCTGGATTGCATTCTGCTGTGATTCCGTATGTTACCTTTAACGAAGCAGCGTTGTGCAATGCTCTCCTTCAATTGACGGAGGGGTTGACGGCGTTGCACGCTGCTGGAAAAATTCATCGCGATATCAAACCTTCCAATATTTTTGTGACCAAGGAAGGGCGGGTTAAACTCTTAGATTATGGGATCGCAAAAGATATTTCGTTAACAGCACAAACTATTACTATGACCCAAGTAGTAGGGACTCCACTTTATATGGCTCCTGAACAAATCATAGGAAAGCACATCGGTCCAGCAATTGATTGGTATGCGGTGGGCGTTGTACTCTATGAAGCTTTGACGGGGGTGGTTCCCTTCAGAGGCGAGGTGTCCCCTTGGCAAGCCATGGAAGATAAGCAGACTCGTTTGCCTCCTCCTCCAATTGAACTTGCTCCGGATATTTCAATCGAATTGAGTCATTTGTGTATGAAGCTTCTTGCGATCAAGCCTGAAGAGCGTGCGGATGGCAGGGATATTTTTGAGTGCCTCGGTGAATTGTCACAGGTTGAAAAAGGGGAGGGGAACCCTTTGTTCCGAGGCTCTCAGGAACAGGTGGACTTGTTTGTGGGTCGAGAAAAAGAGCTTGTTGTTATGTATCAAGTCCTGCAAGAAGTGAAAACGCTGAAGCGGGGAAAAGCGATCTACATCCGAGGGGAATCAGGCGTAGGGAAGTCTGCTTTGATGAATCATTTTATTGCGCAAGCCCGAAAGATAGAACCACAGGTCGTGGTGCTGGCAGGTCAATGCTATGGAGATGAATTTGTTCCCTACAATGCAGTAGATCGGGTGATCGATCAGCTAAGCCGATATCTAGCGCATCTCCCGAAAGAAGTGGCCGCTACGTTGCTCCCTCGCCACACCAGACTGTTGGCGAATACCTTTCATGTTTTGGAGCATGTGGAAGCTGTCAGTGATTTTCCTGAAGCGATTGTTGGTAATCATCCACAGGATCGCAAGAACCTAGTGAATCAAGCATTGAGGGAGCTTTTAACGCGTCTCGCTGATCGCTTTTTCGTCATTATGACCATCGATGACCTACAATGGGCGGATTCCGATAGCCTTTCTCTGCTTTCGCACCTATTGCAGCCTCCTGATTGCCCTCGTCTCTTATTGATCGGTACCGTTCGGGACATGCACAAAGATTTGGATACACATTCTTTTTCTGTGTTGGCGAATGAGGACATCGTCAATATCCAGCTCTCTCCTCTCAATTCAAAAGAGGCGAAGCAACTTGTGGCTAAGTTGATGGAGCAAGCCAATACAAAAATGTGGGTGGATGAAGAGGCGATTGCAAAAGAAGCGCACGGTTATCCGCTTTTTCTTGAGCAGGTCCTGCAACATCGTTTGGCTGTGGTTGAAAGTCAGGTCTCTCCCGATGCACTGCAGTTGGAGGATGCGATATGGGCGCGCGTTTCTTCCCTCGATGACAAAACGAGAGGATTATTGGAAATCTTGTCTCTTGCTGCAATTCCTTTAACCCAGCGTGTGGCGGTAGCGGTTGCAGGGTTGAAAGAGGGGGAGGGGTTTGAAAGGATCAAGGTGTTAAAAAGAAATCAGCTTGTGCAAGCTCCAGCTGGTTTGCAAAATGCAGAATTGATAGAGCCCTATCACGATTATATTCGCCGTGCCATTTGTCGGCGGATCCCGGAAGAAACCAAAAACTCTTACCATCTTCGAATTGCCCTTGCTTTAGAACAGGGGGAACAACAAGAGCCTGAGGCCTTAGCCTATCATTGGCGGGAAGCTGGAGATATTGAAAAAGCGGGGCATTATGCTTTTGCATCCGCAGAAGCAGCGGAAAACAAACTTGCCTTTGACAAGGCAATT
Protein-coding regions in this window:
- a CDS encoding mevalonate kinase, with translation MNALVRHVAGLHVAAPGKLVITGAYAVLEGAPALVLAVDRYAVACRETFNLASSYEASFALKQGEAPGVDVSSFWKEGCKLGLGSSAAGLVASLGLREAEGGIDLNRSDVRRRLFDVAKEAHARAQGGGSGVDVAASVYGGIICYVSHPPEPTTIFPVSLPAGTQISCFWSGKSVRTSDALSRLRIFQKEYAEKYRESMNPLLLASCEVMKATVAADAPRFVYSVQQFAEALDAFGQRTGIPIMPEAYRALGERAAFEGAAFYPSGAGGGDMCLYVGLQMPSLSLLQHIERAGLSTFDFEIDQKGVILIK
- a CDS encoding serine/threonine-protein kinase; translation: MSIEKGLIPVAFSGTKRFQVVRKLGEGGMGVVYEVLDRERRVHLALKTLLCATAGILLRFKEEFRGFRSLHHPNLVRLGELYEEDGVWFFTMELLEGTDFITYVKQSPSLSSDPVQNRDKTLDRTSICGEYYVLPPADSNRHCGNETKRSASTHLHLLEGESNREASLPETIIESLSPLHTNNQPGLHSAVIPYVTFNEAALCNALLQLTEGLTALHAAGKIHRDIKPSNIFVTKEGRVKLLDYGIAKDISLTAQTITMTQVVGTPLYMAPEQIIGKHIGPAIDWYAVGVVLYEALTGVVPFRGEVSPWQAMEDKQTRLPPPPIELAPDISIELSHLCMKLLAIKPEERADGRDIFECLGELSQVEKGEGNPLFRGSQEQVDLFVGREKELVVMYQVLQEVKTLKRGKAIYIRGESGVGKSALMNHFIAQARKIEPQVVVLAGQCYGDEFVPYNAVDRVIDQLSRYLAHLPKEVAATLLPRHTRLLANTFHVLEHVEAVSDFPEAIVGNHPQDRKNLVNQALRELLTRLADRFFVIMTIDDLQWADSDSLSLLSHLLQPPDCPRLLLIGTVRDMHKDLDTHSFSVLANEDIVNIQLSPLNSKEAKQLVAKLMEQANTKMWVDEEAIAKEAHGYPLFLEQVLQHRLAVVESQVSPDALQLEDAIWARVSSLDDKTRGLLEILSLAAIPLTQRVAVAVAGLKEGEGFERIKVLKRNQLVQAPAGLQNAELIEPYHDYIRRAICRRIPEETKNSYHLRIALALEQGEQQEPEALAYHWREAGDIEKAGHYAFASAEAAENKLAFDKAIAGYEQAIQLQENQGKDVRSVRIKLADVLAKAGRCHEAACVYRAVIMQQEREDTVELRRRAMDQLFRGGHIDEGLIELRKVIASVDLVMPETPEDVFEAFLKEHHILKQRGFSFEVTPSQWTPLPSNHKVDICWTAASGLLFVDLVRGLYFHVLHLLMALETGDLVQIARGLVVEASIVMMLGGAYPSDVLVTARRIPQDSSHREYLQILIALHEAFIHYLNGRWKDACAKCIEADDLVYHSAKGIEWEQATIQQIFCWSLVCLGCFRELSLQIQKQLAKSVGSRDLYGNIGIRLGLPNMIWLIRDNPVRARAEAEAAVSQWSKQIFTQQHLWELIAQVNIDLYQKDYDTAWNRLLKREEENRASGLLHIQFNRILFLELQLRASLGVARARKREKNSFSLEFSLKALRELKKEEVAWAEALARMGEAGVFFLKGKISEAVHLLDAAIVSFDGLDMKLHVAVSRWCRSKLDQSSRAQRAGREAEAYFNSEQVIAPARFISVFVPWF